In Lentibacillus amyloliquefaciens, one DNA window encodes the following:
- a CDS encoding rhodanese-like domain-containing protein, translating into MNQITTKELAEKIKNNENVNVIDVREDDEVAQGKIPGAKHIPLGEVPERLDEIDQDKHYYMVCRSGGRSGRASEFLDTQGYDITNVDGGMLAWDEDVEK; encoded by the coding sequence ATGAACCAAATAACAACGAAAGAACTGGCGGAAAAGATTAAAAACAATGAGAACGTAAATGTAATCGATGTCCGGGAAGATGACGAAGTAGCACAAGGAAAAATTCCCGGTGCAAAGCATATTCCATTAGGAGAGGTGCCTGAACGTCTTGACGAAATTGACCAGGACAAACACTATTACATGGTTTGCCGTTCCGGTGGAAGAAGCGGCAGAGCGAGTGAATTTCTGGACACGCAAGGGTATGACATCACCAATGTTGACGGTGGCATGCTTGCATGGGATGAAGATGTCGAAAAGTGA
- a CDS encoding class I SAM-dependent methyltransferase produces the protein MTYKRFNPKNADKLMSEERKRQIQPDKIIEQLNVNNDDTVADLGAGPGLFTISLAKMTEREVYAVDIEPEMLERLKQNAEKEKIGNIKPVVSDLENVKLAENSVTRVLNVFVIHEVRSIDRAIDEMKRILKPGGCLLLMDWEAVESESGPPFEIRIPSEKMKSILEEHGFDTELTYPDSEHYAIKAKNV, from the coding sequence ATGACATACAAACGGTTTAATCCCAAAAATGCTGATAAATTAATGAGCGAGGAACGAAAAAGGCAAATACAACCTGACAAAATAATCGAGCAGTTGAACGTAAATAACGATGATACGGTGGCAGATTTAGGTGCAGGCCCCGGATTGTTTACAATTTCTCTGGCTAAAATGACCGAACGTGAAGTTTACGCTGTGGATATTGAACCGGAAATGCTTGAAAGACTCAAACAGAATGCTGAAAAAGAAAAGATCGGTAATATCAAACCCGTTGTGAGTGATCTTGAAAATGTTAAGCTTGCCGAAAATTCAGTGACCCGCGTTTTAAATGTCTTTGTCATTCATGAAGTGAGAAGTATCGACCGGGCGATTGATGAAATGAAACGGATTCTCAAACCGGGCGGCTGTCTTCTGTTAATGGATTGGGAGGCTGTTGAATCGGAATCCGGCCCGCCGTTCGAAATCCGAATACCTTCTGAAAAAATGAAAAGCATACTGGAAGAACATGGGTTTGATACCGAGTTAACCTATCCGGATTCAGAACACTATGCGATTAAGGCGAAAAATGTATAG